The Nitrospira sp. genome contains a region encoding:
- a CDS encoding SDR family oxidoreductase, which produces MPRLKNKVAIVTGSSSGIGKAIALRFGQEGAKVVVAARRFSLCEQTVLQIGKQGGEAWPIQTDVADEQQVERLMADTVTRYGRIDILVNNAGIGGGSRLAETSTQAFDTVMNVNLRGTFFCCRAGFRHMKQQGGGVIINMSSVAGVQAWEGTGTYSASKHGIMALTKSLADEGRAHHIKVSAICPGAVADELVNASPQDIESSEKIDPFDVAEAAVYLSTLGKYAVIHQIIIDRLGAEW; this is translated from the coding sequence ATGCCACGACTCAAGAACAAAGTCGCGATCGTTACGGGGAGTAGCAGCGGAATTGGAAAGGCGATTGCCCTGCGGTTCGGTCAGGAGGGAGCAAAGGTGGTCGTCGCCGCAAGACGGTTCTCATTGTGTGAGCAGACCGTTTTGCAAATCGGGAAGCAGGGTGGGGAAGCATGGCCGATCCAGACTGATGTGGCCGACGAGCAACAGGTCGAGCGATTGATGGCCGACACGGTGACCCGTTACGGCCGGATCGATATTCTCGTCAACAATGCCGGTATCGGAGGGGGGAGTCGCTTAGCTGAGACGAGTACCCAGGCATTCGATACGGTCATGAACGTCAACCTGCGAGGCACATTTTTTTGCTGTCGAGCGGGCTTCCGCCACATGAAGCAGCAGGGCGGCGGTGTCATTATCAACATGTCGAGTGTGGCCGGAGTGCAAGCGTGGGAAGGCACGGGGACCTACAGCGCGTCAAAACATGGGATCATGGCGCTCACCAAATCATTGGCCGACGAAGGGCGTGCCCACCACATCAAAGTCAGCGCCATCTGTCCCGGGGCCGTGGCGGACGAGTTGGTGAACGCGTCTCCTCAGGACATCGAGTCCAGCGAAAAGATCGATCCATTCGACGTCGCGGAAGCGGCGGTCTACCTCTCAACGCTCGGCAAATATGCAGTGATTCACCAAATTATCATCGATCGGTTGGGAGCTGAATGGTGA
- the purH gene encoding bifunctional phosphoribosylaminoimidazolecarboxamide formyltransferase/IMP cyclohydrolase encodes MAGIKRALISVSDKTGVIEMAKALEALGAEILSTGGTAKALREAGVKVTDVAAYTGSPEILDGRVKTLHPKIHGGLLGRRSLPAHIEQMTQHGIGPIDVVVVNLYPFEATIAKPDCRFEDAIENIDIGGPSMLRSAAKNHEDVLVVVDPADYSRVLDAVKGNMVTQALRRELAMKVFQHTARYDGLIAGYLEKQVRSGEVKFPKVLSLQFELAETLRYGENPHQQGAFYRELTGKEPSVSRGEILHGKAMSYNNFLDANSALELVKEYDETAVAIIKHNNPCGAALGTTPVEAYVKARETDPVSAFGGVIAFNRQVDLAAAKEITSTFVEVVIAPGFAEDALAELKRKKDLRLLDVGSLTKVKQEGFDLKKLVGGLIVQDRDLGVLPDLRALAVPTIRKPTDEEYAACAFAWKVCKHVKSNAIIYAKPGQTVGIGAGQMSRVDSVKLAAMKAQMPVKGCVMASDAFFPFRDGLDAAAEVGITAVIQPGGSIRDAEVVKAADEHGMAMILTGMRHFRH; translated from the coding sequence ATGGCCGGCATCAAGCGGGCGCTGATCAGCGTTTCGGATAAGACCGGAGTCATCGAAATGGCCAAGGCACTGGAAGCGCTTGGCGCGGAGATTTTGTCCACCGGCGGGACGGCAAAAGCGCTCCGCGAGGCCGGAGTCAAGGTGACGGATGTCGCCGCTTATACCGGATCTCCAGAAATTCTTGATGGCCGGGTCAAGACCTTGCATCCGAAGATTCATGGAGGCTTGCTGGGCCGGCGCTCGCTCCCGGCGCATATCGAGCAGATGACCCAACATGGAATCGGCCCGATCGATGTCGTCGTCGTGAATCTCTATCCCTTTGAAGCAACGATTGCCAAACCCGATTGCCGATTCGAGGATGCCATCGAGAACATCGACATCGGGGGACCTTCGATGTTGCGATCCGCAGCCAAGAACCATGAGGATGTGCTGGTGGTCGTCGATCCGGCCGACTATTCGCGGGTGCTGGATGCCGTGAAAGGGAATATGGTCACGCAGGCGCTTCGCCGCGAGCTGGCGATGAAGGTTTTTCAACATACGGCGCGCTATGACGGACTGATCGCCGGATATTTGGAGAAACAGGTCCGGAGCGGAGAGGTCAAGTTCCCGAAAGTGTTGTCGCTGCAGTTCGAATTGGCGGAGACGCTCCGTTACGGAGAGAACCCTCACCAACAAGGCGCCTTCTACCGTGAGTTGACGGGCAAAGAACCGTCGGTCTCACGCGGGGAGATTCTGCATGGGAAAGCGATGTCCTACAATAACTTTCTCGACGCCAACTCCGCGCTCGAGTTGGTCAAGGAGTATGACGAGACGGCCGTCGCCATCATCAAGCACAACAATCCGTGCGGGGCGGCGCTCGGGACGACGCCGGTGGAAGCCTACGTCAAGGCGAGGGAAACCGATCCGGTATCGGCCTTCGGTGGCGTGATTGCGTTCAACCGCCAGGTCGATCTGGCGGCGGCGAAGGAAATTACCTCCACGTTTGTTGAAGTCGTCATTGCCCCTGGATTCGCAGAAGATGCGTTGGCCGAACTGAAGCGGAAGAAGGATCTTCGCTTGTTGGACGTGGGATCCTTGACCAAGGTGAAACAGGAAGGGTTCGACCTGAAGAAGCTCGTCGGCGGACTGATCGTGCAAGATCGCGACCTCGGTGTATTGCCCGATCTTCGCGCGCTCGCCGTACCGACGATCCGGAAACCGACGGATGAAGAATACGCCGCCTGCGCGTTTGCCTGGAAAGTTTGTAAGCACGTCAAGTCCAACGCCATCATTTATGCCAAGCCCGGCCAGACCGTTGGAATCGGAGCGGGACAGATGAGCCGGGTGGATTCCGTGAAGCTGGCGGCGATGAAAGCGCAAATGCCGGTGAAGGGGTGTGTCATGGCCTCGGATGCATTCTTTCCGTTCCGTGACGGCCTTGACGCCGCCGCAGAAGTCGGCATTACGGCTGTGATTCAACCAGGCGGGTCAATCAGAGACGCCGAAGTGGTGAAGGCTGCCGATGAGCATGGAATGGCGATGATTCTCACGGGCATGCGCCATTTCCGCCATTGA
- the purD gene encoding phosphoribosylamine--glycine ligase, whose protein sequence is MKILVIGGGGREHAIVWKLAQSPRKPILYCAPGNAGIATLATCVPIKSDDIAGLKDFALHEHIDLTVVGPEAPLALGMTDAFRKAKLRIFGPTRNAARLEASKIFSKDVMAQAKIRTAQAKSFDKVADALAYVEQHELPVVIKADGLAQGKGVIIATTHEQARHAVVDSMEKAVFGQAGKNVLIEQFLDGEELTIMAFTDGKTVVPMPPAQDHKRVGDGDTGLNTGGMGAYCPAPLGTDELQARVAREVLQPMVDAMARLGSPFQGVLYAGLMVVKGTPYVLEFNVRMGDPETQVVLPLLKTDLIEVIEAVVEHRLDQLTVEWQPDAAVCVVMAAGGYPGSYRQGTPISGLSSAASSENSMVFHAGTARQENDIVVTGGRVLGVLGRGLTLSEAQRNAYRLVGTISFEGCHFRTDIAYRALKA, encoded by the coding sequence ATGAAAATTCTCGTGATTGGCGGCGGGGGGCGCGAGCACGCGATCGTATGGAAGCTTGCGCAGAGTCCGCGAAAGCCTATCCTCTATTGCGCCCCCGGCAACGCGGGTATCGCCACATTGGCGACCTGCGTTCCCATTAAGTCGGATGACATTGCCGGACTGAAAGACTTCGCACTTCACGAGCATATCGATCTGACGGTGGTCGGACCTGAAGCGCCGCTTGCGCTGGGCATGACCGACGCCTTCCGCAAAGCCAAACTCAGGATTTTTGGGCCAACCAGGAACGCGGCTCGCTTGGAGGCCAGCAAGATCTTTTCCAAAGATGTCATGGCGCAGGCCAAGATCCGGACGGCGCAGGCCAAGAGTTTTGACAAGGTTGCAGACGCGCTGGCGTATGTCGAACAGCACGAATTGCCGGTCGTGATCAAGGCGGACGGGTTGGCGCAAGGGAAAGGGGTCATCATCGCGACGACCCACGAGCAGGCCCGGCATGCCGTCGTGGATTCGATGGAAAAGGCCGTCTTCGGCCAAGCCGGGAAGAACGTGCTGATCGAACAGTTTCTCGACGGAGAAGAATTGACGATCATGGCGTTTACGGACGGCAAGACGGTGGTGCCGATGCCTCCCGCGCAAGATCATAAGCGGGTCGGTGATGGTGACACAGGGTTGAACACCGGTGGTATGGGGGCCTATTGCCCTGCGCCGCTTGGCACCGACGAGCTTCAAGCTCGTGTCGCTCGTGAAGTCTTACAGCCGATGGTGGATGCCATGGCGCGTCTGGGCTCTCCATTTCAGGGAGTACTCTATGCGGGGCTTATGGTAGTCAAGGGAACACCGTATGTCCTGGAATTCAATGTTCGTATGGGCGATCCGGAAACGCAGGTGGTGTTGCCTCTGCTTAAAACAGATCTGATCGAGGTCATCGAGGCTGTGGTCGAACATCGTCTTGACCAGCTCACGGTTGAATGGCAGCCGGATGCGGCTGTCTGTGTCGTGATGGCGGCTGGAGGATATCCCGGCTCTTACCGGCAAGGCACCCCGATCAGCGGCCTATCGTCGGCGGCTTCTTCAGAAAACTCTATGGTTTTTCACGCGGGAACAGCGCGACAAGAGAACGACATCGTGGTGACTGGAGGCCGTGTGCTCGGTGTTCTCGGTCGGGGATTGACCTTATCTGAAGCGCAACGCAATGCCTATCGCCTCGTCGGAACGATTTCCTTCGAAGGATGCCACTTTCGCACGGACATCGCATACCGTGCGCTCAAGGCCTAG
- a CDS encoding pyridoxal phosphate-dependent aminotransferase, producing the protein MKLAARVSRIAPSPTLAMAATAKAMAAQGLDVIDFSAGEPDFDTPEPVKAAAEAAIRAGFTKYTPASGIDELRGAIIDKLQVELGIRYEKSQILVSCGAKHSLYNLAEALLEAGDEIIIPIPYWVSYLDQALLNDATPILLPTKEEDGYAVHAAELERLITPRTKAIIVNSPCNPTGATYDRATLELIASVAVRHDLIVISDEIYEKILYDGTTHISIASLGPEIAARTVIINGVSKAYAMTGWRIGYAAGPKDLITAMANIQSQSTSNPCSISQKAAVAALRLGEPFTVKMVEEFSHRRNTIVDGLNKIPGVACLMPRGAFYAFPNIKGLLGKRGPSGMLKTPNDVAHFLLSEARIAVVPGEPFGSQEHLRLSYATSMMNITRGLERLGQAFAKLV; encoded by the coding sequence ATGAAGCTCGCCGCTCGTGTCAGCCGCATCGCACCCTCCCCGACGCTCGCCATGGCTGCAACCGCCAAGGCGATGGCCGCGCAGGGGCTGGATGTCATCGACTTTTCCGCAGGAGAGCCGGATTTCGACACACCGGAACCGGTCAAGGCTGCGGCGGAAGCGGCGATTCGAGCCGGATTTACCAAATACACGCCTGCGTCAGGAATCGATGAGCTGCGTGGAGCGATTATCGACAAGCTTCAGGTTGAACTCGGGATCCGGTATGAGAAATCTCAAATCCTGGTCTCCTGTGGTGCGAAGCACTCGCTGTACAATCTGGCCGAAGCCTTACTCGAGGCCGGTGACGAAATCATCATTCCGATTCCCTATTGGGTGTCCTATTTGGATCAAGCGCTCCTGAACGACGCAACCCCAATCTTATTGCCGACGAAGGAGGAGGACGGTTACGCGGTCCATGCTGCCGAGCTGGAACGACTCATTACTCCACGAACCAAAGCCATTATCGTCAACAGCCCGTGCAACCCGACCGGAGCGACCTATGATCGAGCGACGCTCGAGCTGATCGCCTCGGTGGCGGTCCGGCATGATCTGATCGTGATTTCCGACGAGATTTATGAAAAGATTCTCTACGATGGGACCACGCACATCAGCATCGCTTCGCTCGGACCGGAGATTGCGGCACGAACAGTCATCATCAACGGCGTCTCTAAAGCTTACGCCATGACGGGGTGGAGGATCGGGTACGCGGCCGGCCCGAAAGACCTGATTACTGCGATGGCCAATATTCAAAGCCAGAGCACGTCCAATCCTTGCTCCATTTCACAGAAAGCCGCAGTCGCCGCATTGCGCCTTGGGGAGCCGTTCACGGTGAAGATGGTGGAAGAATTTTCCCATCGCCGGAACACAATCGTCGACGGACTCAACAAGATCCCCGGCGTGGCCTGCCTGATGCCACGCGGAGCTTTCTACGCGTTTCCCAATATCAAAGGCTTGTTGGGAAAGCGGGGCCCCTCGGGTATGCTGAAGACGCCGAACGACGTGGCCCATTTCCTCTTGAGCGAAGCGCGGATCGCGGTTGTGCCGGGCGAACCGTTTGGAAGCCAAGAGCATCTCCGGCTTTCCTATGCCACCAGTATGATGAATATTACCAGAGGGCTGGAACGCCTCGGACAGGCGTTTGCCAAGCTCGTGTGA
- the coaD gene encoding pantetheine-phosphate adenylyltransferase gives MKIGIYPGTFDPITHGHTDIITRSLRVFDKVVVAVAPNPSKHPLFNLAERLDMVTLVMKDFHQVDVTAFEGLLVDYVERSGAHAIIRGLRAISDFEHEFQMALVNRKLAKNVETVFLMPSEEYSYLSSTIIKDVAHHGGHLTEFLHPEVARRLQDRIRSLKS, from the coding sequence ATGAAAATCGGCATCTACCCCGGCACATTTGATCCCATCACCCATGGTCATACCGACATCATTACCCGCAGCCTTCGTGTGTTCGACAAAGTGGTCGTGGCCGTGGCGCCGAATCCCTCCAAACATCCGCTCTTCAATTTGGCGGAGCGTCTTGATATGGTGACACTGGTCATGAAAGATTTTCATCAAGTCGATGTCACCGCGTTCGAGGGATTGTTGGTCGATTATGTCGAGCGGTCAGGTGCGCACGCCATTATCCGTGGGTTGCGCGCTATTTCAGACTTTGAACACGAGTTTCAGATGGCTCTGGTCAATCGAAAACTTGCCAAGAACGTGGAGACGGTGTTCTTGATGCCCAGCGAGGAATATTCGTATCTGTCTTCGACGATCATCAAAGATGTGGCGCACCACGGTGGACATTTGACCGAGTTTCTCCACCCAGAAGTGGCTCGCCGATTACAAGATCGTATCCGGAGTCTGAAGTCATGA
- the rsmD gene encoding 16S rRNA (guanine(966)-N(2))-methyltransferase RsmD yields MRVIAGTHRGRRLFGPRELALRPTSDRVREALFSILGNRLANCRFLDLYAGTGAVGIEAISRGAEHVTSVESHREVLKLLRQNVKLCHIGQQLEVKDQQVEQFLSRPDQWNGPYDIVFADPPYVQSHELLSLFQEPRTAHLFAADSWLVIEHAAKTAFPMSLGHTQFLRQYRYGDTALSLYSCPRAQQP; encoded by the coding sequence ATGCGTGTCATCGCAGGTACCCACCGAGGTCGGCGACTCTTTGGGCCGCGAGAACTCGCTCTTCGTCCAACCTCCGACCGGGTTCGAGAAGCTCTGTTTTCGATTCTCGGTAACCGGCTGGCGAATTGTCGGTTTTTAGACCTGTATGCCGGGACCGGGGCCGTCGGGATCGAAGCCATCAGCCGCGGAGCCGAACACGTGACCTCCGTCGAATCGCACAGGGAGGTCTTGAAACTTCTGCGGCAGAATGTAAAGCTGTGTCATATCGGTCAGCAATTAGAGGTCAAGGACCAACAGGTCGAACAGTTTCTGAGCCGTCCCGATCAGTGGAATGGTCCTTATGATATCGTCTTTGCCGACCCACCCTACGTCCAGTCACACGAACTTCTCTCGTTATTCCAGGAGCCAAGGACCGCTCACCTATTCGCCGCTGACTCTTGGCTGGTCATCGAGCATGCCGCAAAGACCGCATTCCCCATGTCATTAGGGCACACTCAGTTCTTGCGCCAATACCGTTACGGTGACACCGCCCTATCGCTCTATTCCTGTCCTCGTGCACAACAGCCATGA